In the Harmonia axyridis chromosome 3, icHarAxyr1.1, whole genome shotgun sequence genome, one interval contains:
- the LOC123675326 gene encoding craniofacial development protein 2-like, translated as MADFKTKYSGVSSHPIGSPGGTVLKEARKKKTIKIGTRNVRSLYEGGKIHNVLQEMQRLEVNIMGLSETRWPDQGEMLVEHSKIYYSGNNEQQHRNGVAIVVHRNLINLVTSFTPISDRVIMIGVKTAQRTLNIIQVYAPTSEKVEEEIDQFYDDVQQALDITKNRDITVIMGDFNAKIGKGKVDDIIGDFGLGIRNERGDRLTEFCQEQDMVITNTYYKLHERRLYTWKSPADKDNKIIRNQIDYVLIKRRYRNTIKSAKTYPGTDIGSDHNPVRAKWKSG; from the coding sequence ATGGctgatttcaaaacaaaatattccgGAGTTTCAAGTCACCCAATCGGATCTCCGGGGGGGACGGTTCTGAAAGAAGCGAGAAAGAAGAAAACAATTAAGATCGGTACAAGGAACGTTAGATCCCTGTACGAAGGAGGAAAAATTCACAATGTACTCCAAGAAATGCAACGACTTGAAGTTAACATAATGGGACTGAGCGAAACCAGATGGCCAGACCAAGGTGAAATGCTAGTTGAACATTCAAAAATATACTATTCAGGCAACAACGAACAGCAACATAGAAATGGAGTTGCAATAGTTGTACACAGAAATCTCATAAATTTAGTAACCAGCTTCACACCCATATCAGATAGAGTGATTATGATAGGAGTAAAAACAGCGCAAAGAACACTCAACATAATTCAAGTATATGCTCCCACGTCTGAGAAAGTCGAAGAAGAAATTGATCAATTTTATGATGACGTCCAACAAGCTCTAGATATCACAAAAAACAGAGATATTACAGTCATTATGGGAGACTTCAATGCAAAGATAGGGAAAGGTAAAGTGGATGATATTATTGGAGATTTTGGACTGGGAATAAGGAACGAAAGAGGAGATAGATTGACAGAGTTCTGCCAAGAACAGGATATGGTAATCACAAACACCTACTACAAGCTGCATGAAAGACGATTATATACATGGAAATCGCCGGCTGATAAAGAcaacaaaattataagaaatCAGATAGACTATGTTTTGATAAAGAGGAGATATCGGAATACCATCAAATCGGCTAAAACCTACCCGGGTACGGACATCGGGTCAGACCACAATCCTGTGAGAGCAAAATGGAAATCCGGCTGA
- the LOC123675327 gene encoding uncharacterized protein LOC123675327: protein MSQIDLDVYELVRPEYSIEATNCGIEAVEMDVFRRSLGISRRDRVRNEEVKLRMGVEGSVTTDIERRQLIWYGHIQRMPSTRIPKRTMEWIPAGRRKRGRPRKTWKEGILRAMSERNLTEDQCSDRLTWKLGIGQRRKTF from the coding sequence atgTCTCAAATTGATTTAGATGTTTATGAACTTGTGAGACCAGAATATTCCATTGAGGCAACCAATTGTGGAATTGAGGCGGTGGAAATGGACGTTTTCAGGAGATCCTTGGGAATATCTCGTAGAGACCGAGTAAGAAATGAAGAAGTGAAGCTCCGAATGGGTGTGGAAGGATCTGTGACAACGGACATTGAAAGAAGACAACTGATTTGGTACGGACACATCCAGAGAATGCCTAGCACGAGAATACCTAAAAGAACTATGGAGTGGATACCAGCAGGACGAAGGAAAAGAGGAAGACCGAGGAAGACCTGGAAGGAAGGAATATTGAGAGCGATGAGTGAAAGAAACCTTACTGAAGATCAATGCAGTGATCGTCTGACGTGGAAAttaggcatcggacaacgtcgaaAGACGTTTTGA